The genomic segment ttgcgcttctttttcGGATCTTGGCGGCCTATCTACGAGCACATCCGCAGAGCATGGCACCTTTGTTGCAGGCAGTAGATGCTTTGTGTTCTTCAGCAACACCACATCTTGCACCCCTCGCTCCTGCGCTACTATCGTGCATTATGTCCGTTGCTACTGACAAAGGCAGATTTATGCACATGGTATGTGCTTTTGCCATGTTATCCTCGACCTTTTCTCAGACATCTGATGACCTTATACCCCAACTTGTGGCTGTGATCGAGACGATGGAAGTCGATGCATATGGCTCCACCCTCAATGCGCTAACCTCCTTGTTTCATACCGACACGACATGCACCTTGAGCGAATTGGTATCTTTCCTCCAAGTTATTGCACTCATGTTCCAGCATGCACCTCCGCGTTCAAGCCGGGCCTCTGACAAGTGCTTTTCGCATCTAGTGTTATCGCTAGGCCCAATGGCCACGCATTTTCCTATGCTCACCAAGCCCATCGTGGAAGTGCTCTTTTGCGTGTGTCAATACCGGCCACACATGCTGCGTCCCTTTGATGTGCCGCGAATTTTGGCTCTTTTGGGCATCTTACTTGGGCCTCGCTTGGCAGAACCTGTCGatgagcacgacgccagTGCTATTTTTGGTGGCATTTGTGGAGTGCTTCGATCCCTCATTCGACACCGCAAAGATTTGATCAAGCCATGCCTGCCTCATTTAACTGAAATACTGTCACAGCAATGGCGCCTTCTATCACACGCTTCAAGTGCTCATACTGGTATGGCGATTGAGCGCCAGATTCATGCATCTatgccgtgctggctgAATATGGTCGTATCGCCGCTAGGTCTTGACGCTGCTCAGGCATTTCGACGGGTGCTGTCTGAGCTTGCTGGTAAAACTAGCGTGATTCACGTGTCGAAGAAGGCCAAGCCCCACACTCCCAATATGAATGAGACGCTAGCCAAGTCTATGACGAAGCATGCCGTGTACATTTTGGTCGCATATGCCCGCTGTGTTACTATGCCACATACAACCATTGCTCCGAATCTGCGGCAGGAAATACTGCCAGGCCTATTTGCTTTATGCGACATTTGTGGTGACTTTGAGCGCGACGCGGCACTCAAGAGCATGCTCGATGCAAGTGCACAGCTTGTCTTTAAAGACATTTGGAGGCAATGGGATGCCCAGCGATACAAGGGCGCTTAGTGCTTTGTCCTCATTATATGGTCTTTAGCGATATGCGTGCAGCTTTTTTATATTGGAAGAGCTGTAGCTGTTCTGGGAGTAGAGCCAAAGCGCTGGAATCCTAAAGCGACTATAACACGTTTAAATTCAAGAAGAGGGAGTGACGACAGTATTTAGCATGAAAAAGCGAATACAACTCGATACAGTACATGAGCGGCGGACGCCATCCACAGAGCGTATTTTAGTATCCAGCATGCAGCAAACTTTCTCCAAGGCAGGGCTTAGTGACCATACTGCTGGTCCGAATCCTTTATTGAAATAAGATatgctgcgccatgtcATTTTAACATACTCATGAATGATGTAATTGATAGTACTGACCTCCCTGAAGTTGATATGAACCAAATATAAGCCTGATTTGGCTATGAGACCGTCATTCACTTTTTAATTAACATCTTTTGTCTGGGTCGAATGATGTTAAACCTGTGTGAAGCCTCGACATCCTTGGCATCAGCATGGACCCTACAGATAGCTTTGGCTCTTGTGGCTGTGAACACGTGTCATTCCAATCCACGAACTCGAATCCAGAAACTAGGTACCACCGTGAGCCCACATAAGGTACAATGAGAACCTCTCCCGTTAGCACTCGCAATTATTGTGACAAACGTTGAATGCACGATGGTCATGTCGAATCTAGAAAGTATCAAAATTCATCATTTGTGAGCACAAGAAATGCCTCAAGCTCGAACTATTGGACCATGACGGCAACTAAATGGATGTGCGCGCGGCATTATCCACACGTAAAGCGAGCATAAGTAATGCAGAACAAACGAATAAGGCTGCAGAAGTGTAGATAGGCGCCTGAGCAGTGGTAAAGCTTGTGTAGCCCGTAGTATAGACCTTGAAAATGGCCGCGACTACACCCATGGCGCGGTTCAGCATGGAAGCAATGCCACCAGCCGTGGCACGAAGTGGAGCAGGGAATGATTCGGGAGTATAACAATTTAACACAGCATACATGATGTTTTCCATGAAGTTGAGAATCGATGAGAATGCCAATTGGCTCACAGGATCACTGCTTACGCCAGTGAAACCAAAAAGGAATACGCCAGACAAAAGGGTTGCGATCGCCATAGCAACACGTTGACCGGAGCGCGGCCATGTCATCATCCATACACCAAGCAAACTGCCTGGCACACCGCATGCTGACACAATCACGAAATCGCGGTATGGTTTGCTGCTGAACCCAGACAAACCAACGCCTTGACCTTCATTAAAATATGCGATAATGAAAGAATTAAAGAGAGGGTATGCCAAACCAATCAACAGCCACAAGATCCATATCAAACAGGTCGTGTACCCAAGAGGCAAGGTAGAGAACAGTGGCTTGAGCTGCGTGAAAGGTAATTTGGCTTGAGAGTGAGATCGATTAAGTTTAATGTCCTCCATCCATACTTTGAAATACGAAAGAATGCCGCTGGGCGCTTCAATCAGAGCTTCAGGGTTCGGACTTTCAACTTCgtttgctgctgcatgaAGAGATGCCACGGTCAAGTAGCCTTCAGGAAGTGGCTTACCGCACATCTTGGCAAAGGTATACAAAGCACGGATAGCTTCAGCATCGCGGCCATTGGAAAGGTAAAATTTGGGACTTTCTGGAATGCGAAATAGGATGAAACGAACACAAAAAGCAAACAGCGTGTAAGCGCCTGTAGTGAAAATCAAGTACCGCCAGCCTACATTGTCAGTAAGCCAGCCAGCCGATGTAGTATTGTTCATGCACTCATCGTGTGAATCGCAATGCCAGCGGGAGATAAAGCCCCATCCAATCAAAGACGTAGCCAACTGACCCAGAGACCAGAACACTGACAGAAGCGTCAGTAGAAATTGACGATGGCCGGGCAAGAATTCAAGAAAGATCATTCTATCCACGGGCAGAGTTCCACCAACACCGAAACAAGATGCACCAATGAGACCGGCCAGTGAAGCAAAGTTTCGGGCACCACCAGCGGCAACGCCAAATACACCACAGATGAGCAGAGTTGCATTATAGGAAAGACGACGACCCACAACATCTGCTGCATATCCCCAAAATGTGGCACCAATTGACAGTCCTGTGAACAGTGCTAATGTTAACCAGGCTGGATTCGAAATGTAGGGATGATCCTTGACGTATTGATCGCGGTAGTACTCGACGGTGATCTGCGCTTGGATCACACCCACGAGCTGAAGCCAGGCATTATCAAGGAGCCAGCCAAGACCTGCGACCATCGAAAGTCCATACTGCCACGGCGTCATGCCAATCTTGTTGTTTATAATCGTATTGAAGATGTGGACCTTGCGAGCATAGGCCACTTGCACGGCAGCTAACTCATTATGATCCTCGCTAAATTCAATCATGTTCACTCCCTGCGCTGCCTGATCTTCTTCAAAAGTTTGATTTTTCATAGCAGGCGAATCCCTctgcagctcatcgagtTGGTGAGCTGCTTCTGGCACGAAAGGAACCTGAGCTTCTTTCCATGTGAACCCGCCGCCTATGCGGAAGAAGCCACGCGCAAATTTTGCCTAGTTTCTGTCGGAATTGCGCATGCGGTTTGTGCATTAAATATGCACGGCTGACGTATTCCTACCATAAGCTACACGCGCTTGAATCGCAAGGCGCTATGGCACCATTTGATTCTCGATGTCAAGGAGAATAGAGCTGTGACGTGAAACATGATCACTGCTGCAATTAACGTGCGCATTACAAGTACAAAAAATGAATTAGATAGAAGTGCGTGCTGCTGTCTCAACACGAAGCGTTATCATGAGCAAGCCACAAGCGATGAAAAGAGCAGCTGACACATAAAGAGGTGTGGCCGAATCCGAATTGGGTTGGTAGGACTTGATGATGGCAGCAAACATACCAAATAGTCGATTCAGGCTTGATCCAACGCcatcagcagcgccgcgtaGTGGTGCAGGGAAAGCCTCTGGGGTGTAACAGAATAGCACACCATACATTACATTTTGCGTAAACGAAATAGCACAAAAGAAACCCAACTTGCCAGATGAATTACTACCATCAAGGCCAGTAAACCCAAACAAAAAGATACCCGTCAAAAGTGTTCCAATAGCCATAGCACCACGGCGACCAGCGCGCGGTAGATCAACGAGCCATGTAGCAAATAGACAG from the Malassezia restricta chromosome II, complete sequence genome contains:
- a CDS encoding transporter, with translation MKNQTFEEDQAAQGVNMIEFSEDHNELAAVQVAYARKVHIFNTIINNKIGMTPWQYGLSMVAGLGWLLDNAWLQLVGVIQAQITVEYYRDQYVKDHPYISNPAWLTLALFTGLSIGATFWGYAADVVGRRLSYNATLLICGVFGVAAGGARNFASLAGLIGASCFGVGGTLPVDRMIFLEFLPGHRQFLLTLLSVFWSLGQLATSLIGWGFISRWHCDSHDECMNNTTSAGWLTDNVGWRYLIFTTGAYTLFAFCVRFILFRIPESPKFYLSNGRDAEAIRALYTFAKMCGKPLPEGYLTVASLHAAANEVESPNPEALIEAPSGILSYFKVWMEDIKLNRSHSQAKLPFTQLKPLFSTLPLGYTTCLIWILWLLIGLAYPLFNSFIIAYFNEGQGVGLSGFSSKPYRDFVIVSACGVPGSLLGVWMMTWPRSGQRVAMAIATLLSGVFLFGFTGVSSDPVSQLAFSSILNFMENIMYAVLNCYTPESFPAPLRATAGGIASMLNRAMGVVAAIFKVYTTGYTSFTTAQAPIYTSAALFVCSALLMLALRVDNAARTSI